The sequence TCTTGGAATAAAAACTTTTCCTGAAAAATGTTTGTTCAGTAAAAACAGCGAAGATATAATTTATTGCGCTGTTCCCGATTTTCTGGCGGCAGGCGATTATCCCGAAGCATGGTATAAAGGTCTTGTTTCATTTTCCGATTCTTTGTGGCAACTGGACGTCAAAACCGGCGCGGCAAAACTCATTTTGAAAAACACGGGGCTTGATATAATAAATATTTTTACCGACGCCAGTGAGGAGGTCTTTTTCTTCCAGAACAAAAAAGACGGCGTTTTGTGGAGAGTGGAATTATCCAAATAAAAAATTCTGTTTCAAAAACAAACACAGCTCCGGCAATTGCCGGAGCTGTGTTTGTTTGAGCATCAAGGATAAGGTTTTATCACCACTTGCCTTCTCGGTTCACTGCCTTTGCTTTCCGTCGTTATATCGGGATAATCGGACAGTATGGCGTGTATCACGCGTCTCTCAAATGAACTCATCGCCCTAAGCGCGACTTCTTTTTTGAAAAATCTGACTCTTTGCGCGTTTACTCTCGCTATGTTTTTTAAATCTTCTATTCTTTTGGTCTGATAATCATTTACATCCAAAGAAAAAGCGAAAGCCGTTTCGTCCTTGTCAACTTCTTTGCCGATTATTTTTTTTATAATGTGATTGAAGGAAACCAATGTTTTTCCATTTTCTCCTATCAAAAGCCCCCCCTCATGCGTCCTTATAATAAACTGAAATCCGTCTATATTTTCAATTACTTCCACTTGGCCCAAAACATTCATCTTTAAAAGCAGTTCCTCAATAAGATTTTTTATTTTTTCTATTTTCTCTTTCTTTATTTCCGCCATAAGCCGCTCTTTTCTTTGAAATTATAATTTCGTGTACTATAGCAAATACATTGGCGGTTGTCCAATAAAGAGGGAGTCCTGACGCGAACCTTGTTGCCACGAAAAAAATTACCACAGGCATGATATATTTCATCTGCATACTCATGCTTTTTTGTAGCTCGTCCTTGAAAGAAAAGTTTCCGTTTCCGGACTTCGGCTTAACCGAAATACCGGGCATTGAAAGTTTTACCTGGAAAAACTGGGTAATAGCCGCCAAAAAAGAAATCAAATAACTTGATTTGGATACGTCGATGAAACCAAAAAGGAGAGAACCGACTTCTGTCGGGCGTTCTACAAACGAATAAAAAATATCCGCGTCAAATATCGGATTATTTCTAAGAATAAAAAAAAGCGCTAAAAAAACCGGTATCTGAATTAAGACCGTAAAAAAACTGAAAAAGGGCCTTATTTCTTTCTCCCGATAAAGCGCCATTGTTTGACGCGCCTGTTCTTCTTTGTTGTTTTTAAATTTTTCCTTTATTTCGCGGATAGCCGGTTCTATTTCCCTCATTTTTATTTGAGTTACGGAAGAGCTGTGATTGAAAGGAAGAAGTATGGTCCTTACCATCAAGGTCAAAATAATTATAGCCAAGCCGATGTCATGACCGGGCAGTATGTTGGTTAAAAAAGCCAACCCGTTGTAAAGCGGTTCGTAAAAAATCAAATGATAAAGATAGGTCATTGTTTTATTTAATTTTTATGCCCATGAAATTCTTTAATAAATCGCGCAAATTCTTCATTTGTTTCTTTAAAAGAAATAATTGCGGCGCTTTTCTGCGGATAAACCACCACAATTAATCCTTCAGAAAACTCTGAGATATTTTTAAAAAGAATGTTTTTTATTCTGCGCCTCAATTTATTCCTTAAAACGGCTTTTTTTGAAACAGCCGCCGGAATCACGACGCCAAAACGCGCGGGGCTAGAAAAAAATTCCGATTTGCAAACCGTGATTCTAAAATCAGGAAAAGAAAAAACTCTTTTTTTCGCTTTTTTTAAAAAAGAAAAATCTGATTTTCCAAGCCTGTTTTTTTTCGGCAGCATGAAAAAAGACAAAGAATAACCGCGTTAAACCGTTACCTTTTTTCTACCCTTCGCCTTTCTTCTTTTTATGATTTTTTTGCCGCTTTTAGAGCTTGATCTCTTTAAAAAACCGTGGGTTTTGTTTCTTTTTTTCTTTTTTGGTTTATAAGTAAAAGACATAACGAATTTTATTATACTACGTTTAAACGAAAAAGGTCAACCGAAACGCGATTTCAAAGGTTAAATAACCGAATAGAACTTTTTAACAGTCAATATACACAAGTAATACACATGTTGTTAACATTTTATGAGAAATATCGCATTTTACGTTAAAATACCCGGCAAGGTATAATGCCTTATGTGGAAGATCCCTATTTTATGCTTTGACGATTTAAACAAAAAACACCAATGAATTCAACAACAAACCAGGAGCTTTGGGAAAGGGTTTTGGGCGAAGTTAAAACTATCGTTTCTAACGCCAATTTCAACACTTGGTTCCAAAAGACAAGCCTTAAAGACACCAAAGACGGGATTGTTTGGATAAATGTTCCAAATAGTTTTACCAAAGAATGGCTTAAAAATAAATATGATAAATTTCTTCTGGGTATTTTAAGAAAAATCGACCCTTCTACAAAAATAGTTGAATATGTAATATACAGCCAGCCTCAAAACGAACCAGAAAAATCTATTTCCAAATTTAAAATTCCATTTTCCGAAAAAGAAGAGGTCCCCCAGTTGGAATTCAATGATTTTTACAAAAGCGAAGATTCTTTAAACCCGAGATACACATTTGAAAATTTTATTGTCGGATCTTTTAACGAACTCGCCCACGCCACGGCAGTAGCGGTAACCAACAACCCCGGCACTGTTTACAATCCCCTTTTTATTTATGGCGGCGTCGGTTTGGGTAAAACTCATTTAATTCAGGCAATTGGCAATAAAATAAAAGAAGGTCTTAAAAATTCAAAGATAAGATACACAACTTCGGAAAAATTCGCCAACGAACTCATACAATCCATTCAAAACAATAAAACATACGAGTTTAAAGAAAACTACAAAAAATACGACGTCTTAATAATAGACGATATACAATTTTTGTCGGGAAAAACAAAAACACAGGAAGAATTCTTCCATGTTTTTAACACTTTGTATGAAAAAAATAAGCAGATAATTTTTTCTTCCGACAGGCCTCCAAGATCAATACCGGACTTGGAAGAACGGCTTAGGTCAAGATTTGAGGGCGGAACAATGGCTGATATTTCAGAACCGGAGCTGGAAGCCAGAATAGCCATCTTAAAATCAAAAGCTCAATTTAAAAACATTGATTTGTCTGGAGATATTGAAGAATATATAGCGACAGCCGTAAAAAACAATATTAGGGAGCTT is a genomic window of Candidatus Paceibacterota bacterium containing:
- a CDS encoding ribonuclease P protein component, yielding MLPKKNRLGKSDFSFLKKAKKRVFSFPDFRITVCKSEFFSSPARFGVVIPAAVSKKAVLRNKLRRRIKNILFKNISEFSEGLIVVVYPQKSAAIISFKETNEEFARFIKEFHGHKN
- the rpmH gene encoding 50S ribosomal protein L34; protein product: MSFTYKPKKKKRNKTHGFLKRSSSKSGKKIIKRRKAKGRKKVTV
- a CDS encoding YidC/Oxa1 family membrane protein insertase, which codes for MTYLYHLIFYEPLYNGLAFLTNILPGHDIGLAIIILTLMVRTILLPFNHSSSVTQIKMREIEPAIREIKEKFKNNKEEQARQTMALYREKEIRPFFSFFTVLIQIPVFLALFFILRNNPIFDADIFYSFVERPTEVGSLLFGFIDVSKSSYLISFLAAITQFFQVKLSMPGISVKPKSGNGNFSFKDELQKSMSMQMKYIMPVVIFFVATRFASGLPLYWTTANVFAIVHEIIISKKRAAYGGNKERENRKNKKSY
- the dnaA gene encoding chromosomal replication initiator protein DnaA translates to MNSTTNQELWERVLGEVKTIVSNANFNTWFQKTSLKDTKDGIVWINVPNSFTKEWLKNKYDKFLLGILRKIDPSTKIVEYVIYSQPQNEPEKSISKFKIPFSEKEEVPQLEFNDFYKSEDSLNPRYTFENFIVGSFNELAHATAVAVTNNPGTVYNPLFIYGGVGLGKTHLIQAIGNKIKEGLKNSKIRYTTSEKFANELIQSIQNNKTYEFKENYKKYDVLIIDDIQFLSGKTKTQEEFFHVFNTLYEKNKQIIFSSDRPPRSIPDLEERLRSRFEGGTMADISEPELEARIAILKSKAQFKNIDLSGDIEEYIATAVKNNIRELEGVLNLISAKSKLLNKNLSIQEIKDLIDKNLIYTRKKVTFTKIIKVVADFYETPEESLFEKSRKKEFVVPRQIAMYLLREDFNGSYPYIGQKFGGRDHTTVIHAYEKVSNDIKKDQQLKTDIQKIRDLLYK